A window from Zingiber officinale cultivar Zhangliang chromosome 7A, Zo_v1.1, whole genome shotgun sequence encodes these proteins:
- the LOC122001268 gene encoding uncharacterized protein LOC122001268, whose product MANSTADWQSHTIRVQEGISMVITCASMLLICLNFLIAATKHRLWHSNSPIDKLHKYVLNQILEPLMNLATFYLLSKPLKNIYLVWGVILMIANGTLTCIADAFTLSDSNSMRLFFIGLLSYNLIGYCQDIQKADPFSHFVINLWAIWGLIILKTVEKFFSFWAAKRAFGTDRTNFISDYMRFEHKLSTGTPNPVSMRGYKYIVSGEDKVSFETEVADDRQAHIVIANELSDEVVTVERVWHCRGQLLGLKMDPDAKFKDVCLSFALMKLLKRRFHDYPTEELNQVSKNTALVLQGLLDSQDQNRAFRVIMTELGFLEDIFFSQYPIIFGCGFPIYNYLLSLLLLGATGCLANTAYSDTDDLGGNDIDLYITFVLVAMIIIMEITETATYLLSDWNKVTLLINYVKFPWLQKSSFINTAIRFLCKIKILQPVRDTIGQYSLLEQCGKFSIRAKLCNSRATCGNGVMKFCRASVKLPDEAKSMILEQLRQLSRGPLSNGESSLRRNGMEDLGWTCKLPASTQTILIWHIATCFCETIRPSRRPLASSGKEVATALSKYCAYLVVFVPDLLPDQGNRAKRVLDKVVNEIDDLREGAKDESEMWKKMMELESRKKGTILGMGAELGKTLVESISDENKRWKVLAEFWVEYVLYLAPSDNVQAHRENLGSGGEFITHLWVLLYHAGVLERPEIAPNTYP is encoded by the exons ATGGCGAATAGCACTGCAGACTGGCAGAGTCATACAATACGTGTCCAAGAAGGCATAAGCATGGTCATCACCTGCGCCTCCATGCTGCTCATCTGCCTCAACTTCCTCATTGCGGCCACCAAGCACCGGCTTTGGCACTCCAATTCCCCAATCGACAAACTGCACAAGTACGTCCTTAACCAGATACTGGAGCCGCTCATGAACCTAGCCACCTTCTATCTGCTCTCCAAGCCCTTGAAGAACATCTACCTCGTCTGGGGTGTGATCTTGATGATCGCCAACGGCACTCTCACCTGCATCGCCGATGCCTTCACCCTTTCCGACTCCAACTCCATGAGACTCTTCTTCATCGGGCTGCTTAGCTACAATCTGATCGGCTATTGCCAGGACATCCAAAAAGCTGATCCCTTTTCCCACTTCGTCATCAACCTGTGGGCGATTTGGGGCTTGATCATCCTGAAGACGGTGGAGAAGTTCTTCAGCTTTTGGGCTGCCAAACGCGCGTTCGGAACAGATAGGACCAACTTCATATCTGACTACATGCGATTTGAGCATAAGCTGAGCACCGGCACTCCCAATCCCGTCTCGATGCGAGGTTATAAATACATTGTGAGCGGAGAAGACAAAGTATCATTTGAGACAGAGGTAGCAGATGACCGCCAGGCGCATATCGTCATCGCAAACGAGTTGAGCGATGAAGTGGTGACGGTGGAGAGGGTGTGGCACTGCAGAGGTCAGCTGCTCGGACTCAAAATGGACCCAGATGCGAAATTCAAGGATGTATGTCTCTCCTTCGCCTTGATGAAGCTGCTGAAAAGAAG GTTTCACGATTACCCTACTGAGGAACTAAACCAAGTATCCAAGAACACGGCATTGGTCTTACAGGGGCTCCTTGACTCGCAGGACCAGAACAGGGCCTTTCGGGTGATCATGACAGAGTTAGGGTTCTTAGAAGACATCTTCTTTTCCCAGTATCCTATTATTTTCGGTTGTGGATTTCCGATCTACAATTATCTTCTGTCTCTGTTGTTGTTGGGAGCCACCGGTTGCCTCGCCAACACAGCTTATTCTGACACAGACGATCTGGGAGGCAACGATATTGATCTTTATATCACTTTTGTTCTCGTAGCCATGATCATTATCATGGAGATCACTGAAACAGCCACTTACTTGCTCTCCGACTGGAACAAAGTGACGTTACTGATCAACTACGTAAAGTTTCCATGGCTACAAAAATCATCTTTTATCAACACGGCAATTCGATTCTTGTGCAAGATAAAGATCTTGCAACCTGTGCGCGATACAATCGGACAGTACTCGCTCCTTGAACAGTGCGGCAAGTTCTCGATCAGAGCTAAGCTGTGCAATAGCAGGGCAACCTGCGGCAATGGGGTCATGAAATTCTGCCGTGCATCTGTCAAATTACCCGACGAGGCGAAGAGCATGATCTTGGAACAGCTCCGCCAGTTAAGCCGAGGCCCCCTCTCCAACGGTGAGTCGTCACTGCGTCGAAATGGGATGGAAGACCTGGGCTGGACCTGCAAGCTTCCGGCCAGCACGCAGACGATTCTGATATGGCACATTGCCACTTGCTTCTGTGAAACAATCAGACCATCGAGACGGCCTCTCGCGTCGTCGGGAAAGGAGGTCGCCACCGCTCTATCGAAGTACTGCGCGTACCTAGTCGTCTTTGTTCCGGATTTGCTGCCCGATCAGGGCAACAGAGCAAAAAGAGTCTTAGACAAGGTGGTGAATGAGATCGACGACCTTCGGGAGGGGGCCAAAGATGAGAGCGAAAtgtggaagaagatgatggagctTGAATCGAGAAAAAAGGGCACGATACTGGGGATGGGTGCTGAGTTGGGGAAGACGTTGGTGGAATCCATCAGTGATGAGAACAAAAGATGGAAGGTGCTGGCGGAGTTCTGGGTAGAGTACGTCCTGTACCTTGCACCGTCGGACAACGTTCAAGCTCACCGAGAAAACCTTGGTTCCGGAGGGGAGTTCATTACCCATCTGTGGGTTCTCCTGTATCATGCAGGCGTTCTTGAGCGGCCAGAGATAGCTCCAAACACCTACCCGTGA